A DNA window from Candidatus Bodocaedibacter vickermanii contains the following coding sequences:
- a CDS encoding flagellar motor switch protein FliG, translated as MAQENIPQVLKGPQKAAAFMLSLEEDKVAKIISFLDPEELQTLSREMANLGVIEAKTIEYIYVDFQKNVSSGTGSVVGSVEKTEKLLSQILPPDKVATLMADIVGPIGKNLWEKLESVDNDFLVTFLQTEHPQTIAVILTKISPGKAAAIFKLLPKSLSQDVMIRVLKLDMVSKEVLNDLEKTLRSQFMNNVSKTNKRDAHQVVADIFNLFDRDSEEKFRTFLEQSLPEDAERVKELMFTFEDMVRIDDKGIQEVIRVVDKTKLALALKGASGAIKTLFFKNMSERAGNLLKEEIESLGRIRLKEVDDAQSMVISQVKELIEKEIITARIVSDQEDEKYVD; from the coding sequence ATGGCACAAGAAAACATACCTCAAGTTTTAAAGGGACCTCAAAAAGCAGCAGCATTTATGCTTTCTTTAGAGGAAGACAAAGTTGCAAAGATTATTTCTTTTTTAGACCCCGAAGAATTACAAACACTTTCTAGAGAAATGGCAAATTTAGGTGTAATTGAAGCCAAAACTATTGAATACATTTATGTGGACTTTCAAAAAAATGTGTCCTCTGGAACTGGATCAGTTGTAGGTAGCGTTGAAAAAACAGAAAAATTATTATCACAAATACTTCCCCCAGACAAAGTAGCAACCCTTATGGCAGATATCGTTGGACCTATTGGTAAAAACTTATGGGAAAAATTGGAATCGGTAGATAATGATTTCCTGGTTACTTTTTTGCAAACAGAACATCCTCAAACCATTGCTGTAATTTTAACAAAGATTAGTCCGGGGAAAGCGGCCGCTATTTTTAAGCTTCTTCCAAAGTCTTTATCACAAGACGTGATGATTCGCGTATTAAAATTGGACATGGTCTCAAAAGAAGTGCTAAACGATTTAGAAAAAACATTACGTTCTCAATTTATGAATAACGTTTCCAAAACCAATAAACGAGATGCGCACCAAGTTGTTGCAGATATTTTTAACTTGTTTGATCGCGATTCTGAGGAAAAATTTAGAACTTTTTTGGAGCAATCGCTTCCCGAAGATGCTGAACGTGTTAAAGAATTAATGTTCACCTTTGAAGATATGGTGCGCATTGATGACAAGGGTATTCAGGAAGTTATTCGCGTAGTCGACAAAACAAAACTGGCCCTTGCTTTAAAAGGAGCGTCGGGCGCCATCAAAACGTTATTCTTCAAAAACATGTCCGAACGTGCAGGAAACCTTTTAAAAGAAGAAATAGAATCATTAGGTCGTATACGATTAAAAGAGGTCGATGATGCCCAAAGCATGGTAATTTCTCAAGTAAAAGAATTAATCGAAAAGGAAATTATTACTGCGCGCATTGTCTCTGATCAAGAAGATGAAAAATACGTAGACTAG
- a CDS encoding M15 family metallopeptidase — MIPIGFCSLENIPFDIRYATHNNFMGRPIAGYTTNKCIVSNAVRDALILAQEKATKAGYSLIVFEAYRPLKAVEDIVQWSLNTDIQNKERFYPDIDKDTLFDLGYIALRSTHTRGAAVDVTLINPTTKEELDMGTEFDFFGSASHTISEDISASAKTNRHLLLSIMESSGFVNYDKEWWHFTLKDEPFPNTYFDFDIA, encoded by the coding sequence ATGATTCCTATTGGCTTTTGTTCTTTAGAAAACATTCCGTTCGACATTCGTTATGCAACACACAATAATTTTATGGGTCGCCCTATTGCAGGATACACGACAAATAAATGTATCGTATCAAATGCGGTTAGGGATGCACTTATTCTCGCCCAAGAAAAAGCCACGAAAGCAGGTTATTCACTGATTGTTTTTGAAGCGTATCGCCCACTAAAGGCCGTGGAAGATATTGTACAATGGTCTCTTAATACAGACATTCAAAACAAAGAGCGGTTTTATCCCGACATTGATAAAGACACTTTGTTCGATCTGGGATATATTGCCCTTAGATCAACACACACCAGAGGTGCTGCCGTTGATGTAACCCTTATAAACCCAACCACGAAAGAAGAACTTGATATGGGCACAGAGTTTGATTTTTTTGGGTCTGCATCACATACGATATCAGAAGACATTTCTGCATCTGCCAAAACTAACAGACATCTACTTTTATCCATTATGGAATCATCCGGATTTGTAAATTATGATAAAGAGTGGTGGCACTTTACGTTGAAAGACGAACCATTTCCAAATACTTATTTTGATTTTGA
- the fliN gene encoding flagellar motor switch protein FliN codes for MEEKNTPIETTNSTTNTSTKNELESGRPIEAVYDVPVVVSAVLGSAKMPVSDLLKLTRGSIVELERRIGDPVDIYVNNRLIAKGEVVSVDDKLAITMTEVIKILK; via the coding sequence ATGGAAGAAAAAAACACCCCTATAGAAACAACAAACTCTACCACAAACACCTCGACAAAGAACGAACTTGAATCTGGTCGCCCCATAGAAGCGGTTTATGATGTTCCAGTGGTTGTTTCAGCTGTTTTAGGATCTGCAAAAATGCCGGTTAGCGATTTACTAAAATTAACACGAGGCTCAATTGTCGAATTAGAACGTCGTATCGGAGATCCCGTTGATATTTACGTAAACAATCGGTTGATTGCAAAAGGTGAGGTTGTCTCGGTTGATGATAAGCTTGCCATCACGATGACAGAAGTAATTAAAATTTTAAAGTAG
- the flhA gene encoding flagellar biosynthesis protein FlhA has protein sequence MERLFAALNPSILVRRGDIIFTFALIAVLVILILPMPTWLLDIALALSITLSIIILVTALFIEQPLEFNSFPMVLLVATIFRLSLNVASTRLILSNGHEGPAAAGHIIYAFGRFIMGGNFVIGLIIFSILLIINFMVITKGSGRIAEVSARFSLDALPGKQMAIDADLAAGALTDQQAKVRRKMVEDESNFYGAMDGAAKFVRGDAVAGLLITFINIIGGILIGVLQQGISLSDAAASYTFLTVGDGLVSQIPGLIVSVAAGMIVSKGSTQGSADKALFQQLSAHPTALGICSFLLFVFALIPGIPFFPFAIIATAVSGLAWFSYEKIQAQKDTATAPSKKADSATSTASQLPGKESISGIDMVRIELSYNLLPLLNRNDGVKITDQIKNIREQLGIELGFVLPAVRMQDNMDLEDNHYSIKIKEIEAGSGKVCPDKYLAMSPNGEDIPFPGEVTTEPAFGLPAKWIAGSQKDAAEHKGFTVVDPATVITTHMIELVKENISELITFADVQKLIDGLNESHRKLVNDMVPSQVSMGTIQRILQNLLDEKISIRDLPTILEAVSESGLGAKSITALTEFVRSRLGRQITHSFAQNNVLNVVMLSSEWESEFASSIVGDYNSARELAMAPSQLQKFIKKSNDLLNRSDVAIHHPVIVTSSNIRPFVQTVIDKLGPRTPVLSQNEIHHKVSIETLGEI, from the coding sequence ATGGAAAGGTTGTTTGCGGCATTAAACCCATCAATACTCGTTCGTCGAGGGGATATTATCTTTACGTTTGCACTAATCGCTGTGTTAGTAATTTTAATACTGCCCATGCCAACGTGGCTGCTGGATATTGCCCTTGCTTTATCTATAACCCTTTCAATCATTATTCTGGTAACGGCTTTATTTATTGAACAGCCTCTGGAGTTTAACTCATTTCCAATGGTATTATTGGTCGCAACTATTTTTCGACTGTCTTTAAATGTTGCGTCTACCCGGCTAATTCTATCCAATGGTCATGAGGGACCTGCAGCTGCGGGTCATATTATTTATGCCTTTGGACGCTTTATTATGGGAGGAAACTTTGTAATTGGTCTTATCATTTTTTCCATTCTGTTGATCATTAACTTTATGGTTATCACGAAAGGTTCTGGTCGTATCGCAGAAGTATCCGCTCGTTTTAGTTTAGATGCGCTACCTGGAAAACAAATGGCTATCGATGCAGATCTTGCGGCAGGAGCCCTTACAGATCAACAAGCAAAAGTGCGTCGAAAAATGGTTGAAGACGAATCTAATTTCTATGGAGCCATGGATGGTGCGGCAAAATTCGTACGCGGAGATGCTGTTGCTGGGTTACTGATCACATTTATCAACATCATTGGGGGCATCTTAATCGGTGTTCTTCAACAAGGGATTAGCCTATCCGACGCCGCGGCATCTTATACCTTCTTAACTGTCGGAGACGGTCTGGTATCTCAAATTCCAGGTCTAATTGTTTCTGTTGCGGCCGGTATGATTGTTTCAAAAGGCAGCACTCAAGGGTCTGCGGATAAAGCACTTTTTCAACAATTAAGTGCTCACCCAACCGCTTTAGGAATTTGCAGCTTTTTATTATTCGTCTTTGCTTTAATCCCCGGAATTCCATTCTTTCCATTTGCGATCATTGCAACGGCTGTCAGCGGCTTAGCCTGGTTTTCCTATGAAAAAATACAAGCTCAAAAAGATACGGCAACAGCACCTTCAAAGAAAGCAGATTCAGCAACATCGACTGCCTCTCAACTTCCTGGAAAAGAGTCTATTTCTGGCATAGACATGGTGCGCATTGAATTAAGTTATAACTTACTGCCTTTATTAAATCGCAATGATGGCGTGAAAATTACAGATCAAATAAAAAATATTCGCGAACAACTGGGTATTGAATTAGGATTTGTTCTGCCCGCGGTTCGTATGCAAGACAATATGGATCTTGAAGATAATCATTATTCAATTAAGATTAAAGAAATTGAAGCAGGCTCAGGAAAAGTGTGTCCTGATAAATATTTAGCAATGAGCCCCAATGGCGAAGATATTCCATTCCCAGGAGAAGTCACAACAGAGCCCGCCTTTGGATTGCCAGCAAAATGGATTGCGGGCTCGCAAAAAGACGCCGCTGAACACAAAGGTTTTACCGTTGTTGATCCTGCAACCGTCATTACAACACACATGATTGAATTGGTTAAAGAAAACATTTCAGAGCTCATAACATTTGCAGATGTTCAAAAACTGATTGATGGATTGAACGAAAGCCATCGCAAGCTTGTAAATGATATGGTACCATCTCAAGTGTCAATGGGAACCATACAGCGTATTTTGCAAAATTTATTAGATGAAAAAATATCAATTCGCGATTTGCCCACTATTTTAGAGGCCGTTTCTGAATCAGGATTGGGGGCTAAAAGTATTACCGCATTAACTGAATTCGTAAGATCAAGGTTAGGTCGACAGATTACTCATTCGTTTGCACAAAACAATGTATTAAATGTGGTAATGTTATCGTCTGAGTGGGAAAGCGAGTTTGCATCCAGCATTGTGGGGGATTATAATTCAGCACGAGAGCTGGCGATGGCTCCATCGCAATTACAAAAATTTATAAAAAAATCAAATGATTTGCTTAATCGATCAGACGTCGCAATCCACCACCCTGTAATTGTAACATCTTCAAATATTCGCCCCTTTGTGCAGACTGTAATTGATAAACTGGGTCCCCGAACCCCTGTCTTATCTCAAAATGAAATTCATCATAAGGTTTCCATAGAAACTCTTGGAGAAATTTAA
- a CDS encoding sigma-54-dependent transcriptional regulator gives MRLLIIGKMSSDLVEASKIAMNKGAKVGHADSIESALIALRAGKGADLIMMDVNMPIDKMIQALKAERFNVPLVGCGVGENNQEKAAQAIRHGANEYIPLPPDAELIAAVLEAVCDDNQALMYKDPAMEDVIRMAQQVSTSDASVLITGESGTGKEVISRLVHKSSNRSKENFISVNCAAIPENLLESELFGHEKGAFTGAVAKRIGKFEEANNGTLLLDEISEMHLHLQAKLLRAIQERVIDPVGASRPVKVNIRILATSNRDLWQYVKEGKFREDLYFRLNVINIEMPPLRNRPLDVAFLAAHFIEKYAKVNGVPVRPLSEEALKQMQMHSWPGNVRELENTMHRAVLMATGLEITPSVIFPKGIKSLHPQNASDSPIRVQSSTLVGQTVAEVEKTLIMGTLDHCLGNRTHAANILGISLRTLRNKLNLYKTEHNIHIGD, from the coding sequence ATGCGCTTATTAATTATCGGAAAAATGAGTAGCGATTTAGTTGAAGCCAGCAAAATAGCTATGAACAAAGGTGCAAAAGTTGGGCATGCCGACAGTATAGAATCTGCTTTGATTGCATTGCGCGCAGGAAAAGGGGCTGATCTGATTATGATGGACGTAAACATGCCCATCGATAAAATGATTCAAGCATTAAAAGCGGAGCGTTTTAACGTACCCCTTGTTGGCTGTGGTGTGGGTGAAAATAACCAAGAAAAAGCAGCACAAGCTATTCGTCATGGTGCAAATGAATATATCCCGCTGCCACCCGATGCAGAATTAATCGCCGCCGTTTTAGAGGCTGTCTGTGATGATAATCAAGCGTTAATGTATAAAGACCCCGCGATGGAAGATGTCATCCGCATGGCTCAGCAAGTTTCCACCAGCGATGCCAGCGTGTTAATTACAGGCGAATCCGGAACAGGTAAAGAAGTTATTTCTAGACTAGTTCATAAATCTAGCAATCGATCTAAAGAAAATTTTATCAGCGTAAATTGCGCGGCTATTCCAGAGAACTTATTGGAATCCGAACTTTTTGGTCATGAAAAAGGAGCGTTTACAGGCGCCGTAGCAAAGCGTATTGGTAAATTTGAAGAAGCCAACAACGGCACTTTATTGCTTGATGAAATCAGCGAAATGCACCTACATTTACAAGCTAAATTATTGCGCGCTATTCAAGAACGGGTTATTGATCCTGTTGGCGCGTCCAGACCTGTGAAAGTAAATATTCGCATTCTTGCAACCAGCAACCGAGATTTGTGGCAATATGTAAAAGAAGGAAAGTTTCGCGAAGATTTATATTTCCGCCTTAATGTCATTAACATCGAAATGCCCCCTTTGCGAAATCGACCCCTAGATGTTGCGTTTTTGGCTGCTCACTTTATTGAAAAGTATGCAAAGGTCAACGGTGTACCTGTCCGCCCTCTTTCTGAAGAGGCGTTAAAACAAATGCAGATGCACAGCTGGCCAGGAAACGTTAGGGAACTTGAAAACACGATGCATCGCGCCGTATTAATGGCGACTGGTTTGGAAATCACTCCAAGTGTGATTTTTCCTAAAGGGATAAAGTCTTTACACCCACAAAATGCCAGCGACTCACCCATTCGAGTACAATCTTCAACATTGGTTGGTCAAACAGTTGCAGAGGTAGAAAAAACCCTGATTATGGGAACCCTGGATCACTGTTTAGGAAACCGCACCCATGCTGCTAATATTTTAGGCATATCACTTAGAACATTAAGAAACAAACTTAACCTATACAAAACTGAACACAACATTCACATTGGAGATTAA